From Flavobacterium alkalisoli, the proteins below share one genomic window:
- a CDS encoding replication-associated recombination protein A, with product MEAPLAERIRPKHLSEYISQQHLVGPNGSLTHQIARGVIPSLILWGPPGTGKTTLAQIMAEESKRPFYVLSAINSGVKDVREVIDKAKQSGGLFTSKNPILFIDEIHRFSKSQQDSLLAAVEKGWVTLIGATTENPSFEVIPALLSRCQVYVLNAFSKEDLEALLHRAMNTDEILKHKNIDLKETEALLRLSGGDGRKLLNIFELIINASEGEDIVITNDKVMQLVQKNTVLYDKTGEQHYDIISAFIKSMRGSDPNGAVYWLARMIEGGEDLKFIARRMLILASEDIGNANPTALIMANNAFQAVSTIGYPESRIILSQCAIYLATSPKSNASYMAIGKAQQMVKQTGDLPVPFHLRNAPTKLMKDLGYGDDYKYAHDYDNNFADQEFLPDEIKGTPFYEPGNNSRENSTRDFLKHRWKGKYKY from the coding sequence ATGGAAGCACCTTTAGCAGAACGCATACGCCCTAAGCATTTATCAGAATATATCAGTCAGCAGCATTTGGTTGGCCCAAACGGTTCGTTAACCCATCAGATAGCTCGCGGAGTAATCCCATCGCTTATTCTATGGGGGCCTCCGGGAACTGGAAAAACCACATTGGCTCAAATCATGGCTGAAGAATCCAAAAGACCTTTTTATGTGTTAAGCGCAATCAATTCGGGTGTTAAAGACGTACGTGAGGTTATTGACAAAGCCAAACAAAGTGGCGGATTGTTTACTTCTAAAAATCCAATATTGTTTATTGATGAGATTCATCGTTTTAGCAAATCGCAACAGGACTCCCTTTTAGCTGCAGTAGAAAAAGGCTGGGTAACACTAATAGGTGCTACTACCGAAAATCCGAGTTTTGAGGTTATTCCCGCGTTATTGTCAAGATGTCAGGTGTATGTATTAAATGCTTTTTCTAAAGAGGATTTAGAGGCATTATTACACAGGGCTATGAATACCGATGAGATTTTAAAACATAAAAACATTGACCTTAAGGAAACAGAAGCCCTACTTCGACTTTCAGGAGGTGATGGCAGAAAGCTTCTTAATATTTTTGAGCTTATTATTAATGCTTCTGAAGGAGAAGACATTGTAATAACCAACGACAAGGTAATGCAGTTGGTTCAAAAAAACACTGTACTTTATGACAAGACCGGAGAACAGCATTATGATATTATCTCAGCTTTTATAAAATCGATGCGAGGCAGTGACCCTAACGGTGCCGTATATTGGCTGGCACGAATGATTGAGGGAGGTGAAGATTTAAAATTCATAGCACGACGCATGCTAATCCTTGCGTCTGAAGATATTGGTAATGCCAATCCAACTGCACTTATTATGGCTAATAATGCCTTTCAGGCAGTATCTACCATAGGTTATCCTGAATCGCGCATCATTTTAAGTCAGTGTGCAATCTATCTTGCTACCTCACCAAAAAGCAATGCTTCATACATGGCTATAGGGAAAGCACAACAAATGGTAAAACAAACAGGTGATTTACCTGTACCGTTCCATTTACGCAATGCACCCACAAAACTTATGAAAGATTTAGGGTATGGTGATGACTATAAATATGCGCACGACTATGATAACAATTTTGCCGATCAGGAATTTTTACCGGACGAAATAAAAGGCACGCCTTTTTATGAACCGGGAAATAATAGCCGTGAAAACTCTACCCGCGACTTTTTAAAGCACAGGTGGAAAGGAAAATATAAATATTAA